One genomic region from Xiphophorus couchianus chromosome 21, X_couchianus-1.0, whole genome shotgun sequence encodes:
- the mrc1a gene encoding macrophage mannose receptor 1 isoform X1, with translation MSPLSTFALTLCLLKALHVKADIDSGIFLIFNQHHNKCIKVESASSVTLAQCNPRATEQQFRWVSESRLLSLSLKLCLGATEIKDLVKVLLFECDENSNLQHWQCKNETLFGLKDQDLHLNWGNFKEKNVIIYKGSGTWSRWRIFGTLGDLCSKGFQETITIRGNAFGAPCQFPFKFASKWYAECTTDGRTDGQLWCATEKDYDTQRKFGFCPNKGSFGWDTDPVTRVQYQRNTQATLTWHQARMSCQQQGADLLSIVELHEQSYISGLTNHLGASLWIGLNSLDFESGWQWSNGNPFRYLNWAPGHPSSVPGDSCATLNTRKASKWESSACSKKLGYICGKGNSSSLPPPPDKGPSFCPSHWVPYGGQCYYLERSKKTWRDALAACHKEEADLASISNIEEQSFIITQSGYLQTDVLWIGLNDQRNPMLFEWSDHSHVTFTNWQSDEPSHAINHQEDCVLIRGKDGKWADHVCEKTYGYICKKKASTKPTGGIQEEVNPGCKLGTTRFGSFCYEIGRETKTFAEAMQACSKGGSNLVDIADRYENAFLVSLVGLRPEKYFWTGMSNTEDRNIFKWTTRRKVTFTHFNVGMPDRKQGCVAMTTGTFAGLWDVISCSNKEKYICKKKAEGVLATTVQPTTPPLTCASGWTPVAKRNVCYKVYKKMKENKKTWQEAQDFCKAIGGNLISILSIRDLDNMNVYSTDAVWIGLRHMGPNQGFVWSDGSPFSFENWGYGEPNNYNDNEQCAEAQFYYGRHWNDRNCDFYNDWICQIPKGVTPKPEPVFIVEVFNTTEDGWLIYNDSHYYINKNKLSMEAARDYCKNNFGELAVITAESERKFLWKQLSRGSEAQQNTQYYIGLVVNLDQSFSWVDGTPVTYTAWENNEPNFANNDENCVTMYTSMGYWNDINCGLELPSICKRRGSFINTTMAPTTPPKGGCAPEWLTFKGKCYKFFADKKNWKDARTHCQKEGGNLVSITSEKEQAFLTTQMLSQKEDLWLGMNDINWEMNFVWTDGRAILFTNWAKGHPTSTPDGRYFLDEAFDCVIMVGSTLKIKGQWKVEDCGEKRNFVCKKNVDSQIAVPATTVSPKSFYKIGNDSYKLVAQKMRWDEARRQCQADDSELASILNPMIQAFVTLQISTLKEPVWIGLNNNVTGGRFKWVDNWLLSYTKWGKNEPKNHGCVYIDVDNTWKTTECSSTYYSICKRSQDLAPTEPPQLPGNCPEPKKDRSWMPFRGHCYYFLASVVENWAHASVECIKLGASLVSIQDPIEAEFIQKNIESLQDEAKTFWIGLYKSRDNEWMWIDNSVVDYTNWKRGMPKSDSCVNIHSDSGEWSTNSCSRYRSYICKRPKAIPPTSRPQFVVQTVKKASSHGSAGITVAIVLIVIAIVGLVAFLLFRKRIRLPMTTLAECTFDNKLYFNNPNRVPVDTKGLVVNIEQNEQA, from the exons ATGTCACCTTTGTCAACATTTGCTCTGACTCTTTGTCTCCTGAAAGCCCTCCACGTCAAAGCTGACATTG ACAGTGGTATTTTTCTGATCTTCAACCAGCACCACAACAAGTGCATAAAGGTAGAAAGCGCCAGCTCCGTAACATTGGCACAGTGCAATCCCCGTGCCACAGAGCAGCAGTTTCGCTGGGTCTCAGAGTCTCGCCTTCTAAGTCTTTCCCTCAAGCTGTGTCTTGGAGCCACGGAAATTAAAGACTTGGTAAAGGTGCTTCTTTTTGAGTGCGACGAGAATAGCAATCTTCAGCACTGGCAATGTAAGAATGAGACCCTCTTTGGTTTGAAAGACCAAGATCTGCACCTTAATTGGGGCAACTTCAAAGAGAAGAATGTCATAATCTACAAAGGCTCAGGGACGTGGAGTCGCTGGAGGATATTTGGCACTCTGGGGGATCTTTGCTCAAAGGGGTTTCAAG AGACCATTACCATAAGAGGCAATGCGTTTGGAGCCCCCTGTCAGTTTCCATTCAAGTTTGCTTCGAAATGGTACGCTGAATGCACAACAGATGGACGCACAGACGGGCAGCTGTGGTGTGCCACTGAGAAGGATTACGACACACAAAGGAAGTTTGGGTTTTGTCCAAATAAAG GATCTTTTGGTTGGGACACTGACCCAGTCACCAGGGTTCAGTATCAGAGGAATACACAGGCGACTCTAACATGGCACCAGGCCAGGATGAGCTGCCAGCAGCAGGGAGCAGATCTCCTCAGCATCGTAGAGCTGCACGAACAGTCATACATTTCAG GGTTAACAAATCATTTGGGAGCATCTCTGTGGATTGGACTAAACAGCTTGGACTTTGAGAGTGGATGGCAGTGGAGCAATGGAAACCCATTCAGATATCTAAATTGGGCCCCAG GTCATCCATCTTCAGTCCCTGGGGACAGCTGTGCAACTCTAAATACAAGAAAAGCATCAAAATGGGAAAGCAGTGCTTGCAGCAAAAAACTTGGCTATATTTGCGGTAAAGGAAACTCTAGCAGTCTGCCTCCACCACCAG ATAAAGGGCCCAGCTTCTGCCCGAGTCACTGGGTGCCCTATGGAGGACAATGTTATTACCTGGAGAGGAGTAAAAAGACGTGGAGGGACGCTTTGGCAGCATGTCACAAAGAGGAAGCAGATTTGGCCAGCATAAGCAACATAGAAGAGCAGAGCTTTATTATAACACAGTCAGGATATT TACAGACAGATGTGCTCTGGATTGGGCTGAATGATCAGAGGAACCCGATGTTGTTTGAATGGTCTGATCACTCTCATGTGACCTTCACCAACTGGCAGAGTGATGAACCATCTCATGCTATCAACCACCAGGAGGACTGTGTCTTGATCCGAGGAAAG GATGGAAAGTGGGCAGATCACGTGTGTGAGAAGACATATGGATATATTTGTAAGAAGAAAGCTTCCACAAAACCGACTGGAGGTATCCAAGAGGAAGTCAATCCAGGATGCAAGCTT GGCACCACTAGATTTGGTTCCTTTTGCTATGAGATTGGACGTGAAACAAAAACGTTTGCAGAGGCAATGCAGGCATGCTCAAAAGGGGGTTCAAACCTTGTAGACATTGCTGACAG ATATGAGAATGCTTTTCTCGTCAGTTTAGTGGGACTGAGAccagaaaagtatttttggacGGGGATGTCCAACACAGAGGACAGGAATATTTTCAAGTGGACAACAAGAAGAAAGGTTACCTTTACTCATTTCAATGTTGGCATGCCAG acagaaaacagggGTGTGTTGCCATGACAACTGGGACTTTTGCTGGTTTATGGGATGTTATCAGCTGCAGCAACAAAGAGAAGtatatttgcaaaaagaagGCAGAGGGTGTGCTTGCGACAACCGTCCAACCGACCACCCCACCACTGACCTGTGCCTCTGGTTGGACTCCTGTTGCTAAAAGGAATGTCTGCTATAAA gtttaCAAGAAAATGAAGGAGAATAAAAAGACTTGGCAGGAAGCACAGGACTTCTGCAAAGCCATTGGTGGAAACCTGATCAGCATACTGAGTATTAGGGACTTAGACAATATGAA TGTTTACAGTACTGATGCAGTCTGGATAGGCCTGAGACACATGGGTCCCAATCAAGGTTTTGTCTGGAGTGATGGATCACCT TTCAGTTTTGAGAACTGGGGCTATGGAGAACCAAACAACTACAATGACAACGAACAGTGTGCAGAAGCTCAGTTTTACTATGGACGTCACTGGAACGATCGGAACTGTGACTTCTATAACGATTGGATCTGCCAGATACCCAAAG GGGTGACTCCCAAACCTGAGCCAGTCTTCATTGTAGAAG TATTCAACACCACAGAAGATGGGTGGCTCATATATAATGACAGTCATTactacataaacaaaaacaagttatcAATGGAAGCTGCAAGAgattactgtaaaaataactttggtGAACTTGCAGTCATAACAGCAGAAAGTGAAAGGAAGTTCCTCTGGAAACAA TTATCAAGGGGCTCTGAAGCGCaacaaaatacacaatactACATTGGTTTGGTTGTGAACTTGGATCAGTCCTTCag TTGGGTAGATGGAACACCAGTAACTTACACTGCATGGGAAAACAATGAGCCAAACTTTGCAAATAATGATGAAAATTGCGTAACAATGTACACAAGCATGG GTTATTGGAATGATATCAACTGTGGTCTGGAGCTACCTTCAATTTGCAAAAGAAGAGGCAGTTTTATTAATACAACAATGGCACCCACTACCCCTCCTAAAGGGGGATGTGCACCTGAGTGGCTTACCTTTAAAGGAAAG TGCTACAAATTCTTTGCGGATAAGAAGAACTGGAAAGATGCCAGAACCCACTGCCAGAAAGAGGGAGGAAATCTTGTGTCTATCACCAGTGAGAAAGAGCAAG ctttccTAACAACACAAATGCTGAGCCAAAAGGAGGATCTGTGGCTAGGCATGAATGACATCAATTGGGAAATGAATTTTGTGTGGACAGATGGCAGAGCCATTTTATTCACCAACTGGGCCAAGGGACACCCCACATCAACACCTGATGGACGCTACTTTCTGGATGAG GCGTTTGACTGTGTGATCATGGTTGGCAGCACCCTCAAAATAAAAGGACAGTGGAAAGTGGAAGACTGTGGTGAAAAACGTAACTTTGTCTGTAAAAAGAATGTTG ATTCCCAGATTGCGGTGCCAGCCACCACTGTTTCACCAAAGTCCTTTTACAAGATTGGCAATGACTCCTACAAACTGGTGGCCCAGAAGATGAGATGGGATGAGGCTCGGAGACAATGCCAGGCAGACGATTCAGAGCTGGCCAGTATCCTGAACCCTATGATCCAGGCTTTCGTCACCTTGCAGATTTCCACACTCAAAGAGCCAGTTTGGATCGGCCTCAACAACAATGTG acCGGAGGTCGCTTTAAGTGGGTCGATAACTGGCTTCTCTCTTACACCAAATGGGGCAAGAATGAGCCAAAAAACCATGGTTGTGTGTATATAGATGTTGATAACACATGGAAGACAACAGAATGCTCCAGTACTTACTATTCAATCTGCAAAAGGTCACAAG ACTTGGCGCCGACTGAACCGCCACAGCTTCCTGGCAACTGTCCAGAGCCAAAGAAGGACAGATCCTGGATGCCTTTTAGGGGTCACTGTTATTATTTTCTGGCCTCGGTGGTTGAAAACTGGGCTCATGCCTCAGTTGAATGTATAAAACTAG GTGCTTCTCTAGTGAGCATTCAGGACCCCATTGAGGCAGAATTCATACAGAAGAATATTGAAAGCCTGCAAGATGAAGCCAAAACTTTCTGGATTGGTCTCTACAAGTCCCGTGACA ATGAGTGGATGTGGATCGATAACAGTGTTGTAGACTATACCAACTGGAAAAGAGGAATGCCAAAGTCCGACTCATGTGTGAATATCCATTCTGACAGCGGAGAGTGGAgcacaaacagctgcagcagatacAGGTCTTACATCTGTAAAAGGCCTAAAG CCATTCCACCTACATCAAGGCCTCAGTTTGTAG ttcaaactgttaaaaaagCATCATCACATGGCTCTGCTGGCATCACAGTGGCTATTGTGCTGATTGTCATAGCCATAGTCGGACTCGTTGCCTTTCTCCTGTTTCGCAAACGGATACGGTTACCCATGACGACCCTGGCCGAGTGCACTTTTGACAACAAGCTGTACTTCAACAATCCAAATCGAGTGCCTGTGGATACTAAAGGCCTGGTGGTCAACATAGAGCAGAACGAACAAGCATGA
- the mrc1a gene encoding macrophage mannose receptor 1 isoform X2, with protein sequence MSCQQQGADLLSIVELHEQSYISGLTNHLGASLWIGLNSLDFESGWQWSNGNPFRYLNWAPGHPSSVPGDSCATLNTRKASKWESSACSKKLGYICGKGNSSSLPPPPDKGPSFCPSHWVPYGGQCYYLERSKKTWRDALAACHKEEADLASISNIEEQSFIITQSGYLQTDVLWIGLNDQRNPMLFEWSDHSHVTFTNWQSDEPSHAINHQEDCVLIRGKDGKWADHVCEKTYGYICKKKASTKPTGGIQEEVNPGCKLGTTRFGSFCYEIGRETKTFAEAMQACSKGGSNLVDIADRYENAFLVSLVGLRPEKYFWTGMSNTEDRNIFKWTTRRKVTFTHFNVGMPDRKQGCVAMTTGTFAGLWDVISCSNKEKYICKKKAEGVLATTVQPTTPPLTCASGWTPVAKRNVCYKVYKKMKENKKTWQEAQDFCKAIGGNLISILSIRDLDNMNVYSTDAVWIGLRHMGPNQGFVWSDGSPFSFENWGYGEPNNYNDNEQCAEAQFYYGRHWNDRNCDFYNDWICQIPKGVTPKPEPVFIVEVFNTTEDGWLIYNDSHYYINKNKLSMEAARDYCKNNFGELAVITAESERKFLWKQLSRGSEAQQNTQYYIGLVVNLDQSFSWVDGTPVTYTAWENNEPNFANNDENCVTMYTSMGYWNDINCGLELPSICKRRGSFINTTMAPTTPPKGGCAPEWLTFKGKCYKFFADKKNWKDARTHCQKEGGNLVSITSEKEQAFLTTQMLSQKEDLWLGMNDINWEMNFVWTDGRAILFTNWAKGHPTSTPDGRYFLDEAFDCVIMVGSTLKIKGQWKVEDCGEKRNFVCKKNVDSQIAVPATTVSPKSFYKIGNDSYKLVAQKMRWDEARRQCQADDSELASILNPMIQAFVTLQISTLKEPVWIGLNNNVTGGRFKWVDNWLLSYTKWGKNEPKNHGCVYIDVDNTWKTTECSSTYYSICKRSQDLAPTEPPQLPGNCPEPKKDRSWMPFRGHCYYFLASVVENWAHASVECIKLGASLVSIQDPIEAEFIQKNIESLQDEAKTFWIGLYKSRDNEWMWIDNSVVDYTNWKRGMPKSDSCVNIHSDSGEWSTNSCSRYRSYICKRPKAIPPTSRPQFVVQTVKKASSHGSAGITVAIVLIVIAIVGLVAFLLFRKRIRLPMTTLAECTFDNKLYFNNPNRVPVDTKGLVVNIEQNEQA encoded by the exons ATGAGCTGCCAGCAGCAGGGAGCAGATCTCCTCAGCATCGTAGAGCTGCACGAACAGTCATACATTTCAG GGTTAACAAATCATTTGGGAGCATCTCTGTGGATTGGACTAAACAGCTTGGACTTTGAGAGTGGATGGCAGTGGAGCAATGGAAACCCATTCAGATATCTAAATTGGGCCCCAG GTCATCCATCTTCAGTCCCTGGGGACAGCTGTGCAACTCTAAATACAAGAAAAGCATCAAAATGGGAAAGCAGTGCTTGCAGCAAAAAACTTGGCTATATTTGCGGTAAAGGAAACTCTAGCAGTCTGCCTCCACCACCAG ATAAAGGGCCCAGCTTCTGCCCGAGTCACTGGGTGCCCTATGGAGGACAATGTTATTACCTGGAGAGGAGTAAAAAGACGTGGAGGGACGCTTTGGCAGCATGTCACAAAGAGGAAGCAGATTTGGCCAGCATAAGCAACATAGAAGAGCAGAGCTTTATTATAACACAGTCAGGATATT TACAGACAGATGTGCTCTGGATTGGGCTGAATGATCAGAGGAACCCGATGTTGTTTGAATGGTCTGATCACTCTCATGTGACCTTCACCAACTGGCAGAGTGATGAACCATCTCATGCTATCAACCACCAGGAGGACTGTGTCTTGATCCGAGGAAAG GATGGAAAGTGGGCAGATCACGTGTGTGAGAAGACATATGGATATATTTGTAAGAAGAAAGCTTCCACAAAACCGACTGGAGGTATCCAAGAGGAAGTCAATCCAGGATGCAAGCTT GGCACCACTAGATTTGGTTCCTTTTGCTATGAGATTGGACGTGAAACAAAAACGTTTGCAGAGGCAATGCAGGCATGCTCAAAAGGGGGTTCAAACCTTGTAGACATTGCTGACAG ATATGAGAATGCTTTTCTCGTCAGTTTAGTGGGACTGAGAccagaaaagtatttttggacGGGGATGTCCAACACAGAGGACAGGAATATTTTCAAGTGGACAACAAGAAGAAAGGTTACCTTTACTCATTTCAATGTTGGCATGCCAG acagaaaacagggGTGTGTTGCCATGACAACTGGGACTTTTGCTGGTTTATGGGATGTTATCAGCTGCAGCAACAAAGAGAAGtatatttgcaaaaagaagGCAGAGGGTGTGCTTGCGACAACCGTCCAACCGACCACCCCACCACTGACCTGTGCCTCTGGTTGGACTCCTGTTGCTAAAAGGAATGTCTGCTATAAA gtttaCAAGAAAATGAAGGAGAATAAAAAGACTTGGCAGGAAGCACAGGACTTCTGCAAAGCCATTGGTGGAAACCTGATCAGCATACTGAGTATTAGGGACTTAGACAATATGAA TGTTTACAGTACTGATGCAGTCTGGATAGGCCTGAGACACATGGGTCCCAATCAAGGTTTTGTCTGGAGTGATGGATCACCT TTCAGTTTTGAGAACTGGGGCTATGGAGAACCAAACAACTACAATGACAACGAACAGTGTGCAGAAGCTCAGTTTTACTATGGACGTCACTGGAACGATCGGAACTGTGACTTCTATAACGATTGGATCTGCCAGATACCCAAAG GGGTGACTCCCAAACCTGAGCCAGTCTTCATTGTAGAAG TATTCAACACCACAGAAGATGGGTGGCTCATATATAATGACAGTCATTactacataaacaaaaacaagttatcAATGGAAGCTGCAAGAgattactgtaaaaataactttggtGAACTTGCAGTCATAACAGCAGAAAGTGAAAGGAAGTTCCTCTGGAAACAA TTATCAAGGGGCTCTGAAGCGCaacaaaatacacaatactACATTGGTTTGGTTGTGAACTTGGATCAGTCCTTCag TTGGGTAGATGGAACACCAGTAACTTACACTGCATGGGAAAACAATGAGCCAAACTTTGCAAATAATGATGAAAATTGCGTAACAATGTACACAAGCATGG GTTATTGGAATGATATCAACTGTGGTCTGGAGCTACCTTCAATTTGCAAAAGAAGAGGCAGTTTTATTAATACAACAATGGCACCCACTACCCCTCCTAAAGGGGGATGTGCACCTGAGTGGCTTACCTTTAAAGGAAAG TGCTACAAATTCTTTGCGGATAAGAAGAACTGGAAAGATGCCAGAACCCACTGCCAGAAAGAGGGAGGAAATCTTGTGTCTATCACCAGTGAGAAAGAGCAAG ctttccTAACAACACAAATGCTGAGCCAAAAGGAGGATCTGTGGCTAGGCATGAATGACATCAATTGGGAAATGAATTTTGTGTGGACAGATGGCAGAGCCATTTTATTCACCAACTGGGCCAAGGGACACCCCACATCAACACCTGATGGACGCTACTTTCTGGATGAG GCGTTTGACTGTGTGATCATGGTTGGCAGCACCCTCAAAATAAAAGGACAGTGGAAAGTGGAAGACTGTGGTGAAAAACGTAACTTTGTCTGTAAAAAGAATGTTG ATTCCCAGATTGCGGTGCCAGCCACCACTGTTTCACCAAAGTCCTTTTACAAGATTGGCAATGACTCCTACAAACTGGTGGCCCAGAAGATGAGATGGGATGAGGCTCGGAGACAATGCCAGGCAGACGATTCAGAGCTGGCCAGTATCCTGAACCCTATGATCCAGGCTTTCGTCACCTTGCAGATTTCCACACTCAAAGAGCCAGTTTGGATCGGCCTCAACAACAATGTG acCGGAGGTCGCTTTAAGTGGGTCGATAACTGGCTTCTCTCTTACACCAAATGGGGCAAGAATGAGCCAAAAAACCATGGTTGTGTGTATATAGATGTTGATAACACATGGAAGACAACAGAATGCTCCAGTACTTACTATTCAATCTGCAAAAGGTCACAAG ACTTGGCGCCGACTGAACCGCCACAGCTTCCTGGCAACTGTCCAGAGCCAAAGAAGGACAGATCCTGGATGCCTTTTAGGGGTCACTGTTATTATTTTCTGGCCTCGGTGGTTGAAAACTGGGCTCATGCCTCAGTTGAATGTATAAAACTAG GTGCTTCTCTAGTGAGCATTCAGGACCCCATTGAGGCAGAATTCATACAGAAGAATATTGAAAGCCTGCAAGATGAAGCCAAAACTTTCTGGATTGGTCTCTACAAGTCCCGTGACA ATGAGTGGATGTGGATCGATAACAGTGTTGTAGACTATACCAACTGGAAAAGAGGAATGCCAAAGTCCGACTCATGTGTGAATATCCATTCTGACAGCGGAGAGTGGAgcacaaacagctgcagcagatacAGGTCTTACATCTGTAAAAGGCCTAAAG CCATTCCACCTACATCAAGGCCTCAGTTTGTAG ttcaaactgttaaaaaagCATCATCACATGGCTCTGCTGGCATCACAGTGGCTATTGTGCTGATTGTCATAGCCATAGTCGGACTCGTTGCCTTTCTCCTGTTTCGCAAACGGATACGGTTACCCATGACGACCCTGGCCGAGTGCACTTTTGACAACAAGCTGTACTTCAACAATCCAAATCGAGTGCCTGTGGATACTAAAGGCCTGGTGGTCAACATAGAGCAGAACGAACAAGCATGA
- the LOC114136570 gene encoding zinc transporter ZIP12, translated as MRFWSSAPCLVLLLHLCELGRVTGGKAQDQQYLQETLRTLGLPLGSDEKPTLQKNKTGLLITKLLQDVHCAERTGITQDMCEKCLTPNVALSVLDDDRIELTEEDYHKISTVLLYYIINLKDLCVSNIGPPSALPSSSVNLQFYLLQFTSLNPNENNQFLSYSETESILWLINQHYNPSNEDMRDFQCIHSAHLLEEMDVDGNPGARVADVPKVAAAIISHILQGHCFALRSLPSPDFFIDYIFQSLNCSNNLKIIDLEELLHQLGDGKAMHSYKHKKTGIKQSSHLLQNFSHNTDGDWTQVCFPANQLVDIFALDPHLPISREQFQQICPAIIQQLLGNACGSLQQNSRGSVPTAIEKYGYSTAAVLIITVGSMFGICLLFFNSCQETYTLILQLFVGLAVGTLSGDALLHLIPQILALHDSTHSHDDVLSNEDKDYLWKILGLIAGIYGFFLIERIFSFLAPSHGHGHCSDLPLDLNCNGQSQRSKSISTIQLGSMEDVEGSEIYPKRTNTESTPGQKQGVPVLAVMVIVGDSLHNFADGLVIGAAFSSSAETGMATTVAILCHEIPHEIGDFAVLLSSGLSVKTAVVMNFLSALTAFMGLYVGLFVSSDTDVQEWIFSVTAGIFLYLSLAEMLPEMNRVKTNRPFVMFLLQNLGLLLGWTCLLMLALFEHKLKF; from the exons ATGCGCTTTTGGAGCTCAGCTCCATGTTTGGTGCTCCTGCTGCATCTTTGTGAGCTGGGGAGAGTCACAGGAGGTAAAGCACAGGATCAGCAGTATCTGCAGGAGACTCTTAGGACTTTGGGTCTACCTTTGGGGAGTGATGAGAAACCTACACTCCAGAAGAACAAGACTGGTCTACTGATCACTAAATTGCTCCAGGATGTGCACTGTGCAGAGAGGACAGGCATCACACAGGACATGTGTGAGAAA TGCCTGACACCAAACGTGGCCCTCTCAGTGCTTGACGATGACAGGATTGAACTGACAGAAGAAGATTACCACAAGATCTCAACTGTCCTGCTGTATTACATAATTAACTTGAAGGATCTGTGTGTTTCAAACATCGGCCCCCCATCAGCCCTTCCCTCCTCATCTGTGAACTTACAGTTCTATCTGCTGCAATTCACTAGCCTGaatccaaatgaaaacaatcagtTCCTGTCATACAGCGAGACAGAGAGCATTCTGTGGCTCATCAACCAGCACTACAATCCCTCCAACGAGGACATGCGTGATTTCCAA TGTATTCACTCAGCTCATCTTCTCGAAGAGATGGATGTAGATGGAAATCCTGGTGCAAGAGTGGCAGACGTTCCCAAAGTAGCAGCAGCTATAATCAGCCACATCCTACAGGGACACTGCTTTGCACTGAGGAGCCTCCCATCCCCTGACTTCTTCATAGATTACATATTTCAGTCGCTAAATTGCTCTAATAACCTAAAGATCATAG ACCTGGAAGAGCTGCTTCATCAGTTAGGAGATGGGAAAGCAATGCACTCTTACAAACATAAGAAGACGGGCATTAAACAAAGTTCACATTTGCTACAAAACTTTAGCCACAACACTGATGGAGACTGGACACAG GTGTGTTTCCCAGCCAACCAGTTGGTGGATATTTTTGCTCTTGACCCTCATTTACCCATTTCCAGGGAGCAATTCCAACAAATTTGTCCTGCTATCATTCAGCAGCTGCTAGGCAATGCCTGTGGGTCACTACAGCAAAATTCAAGAGGGTCGGTACCTACTGCTATTGAGA AATACGGCTACAGCACAGCTGCCGTCCTGATCATCACAGTTGGATCCATGTTTGGGATCTGTCTGCTATTCTTCAACTCCTGTCAGGAGACCTACACGCTCATCCTGCAGCTGTTTGTGGGCCTGGCAGTGGGAACCCTCTCAGGTGACGCTCTCCTGCACCTTATTCCACAA ATTCTTGCCCTACATGACAGCACTCACAGTCATGATGATGTGCTCTCCAATGAGGATAAAGACTATCTGTGGAAGATCTTGGGCTTGATTGCTGGGATTTATGGATTTTTTCTCATTGAaagaatattttcctttttagcCCCTTCTCATGGTCAT GGTCACTGCAGCGACCTTCCTCTAGACCTGAACTGCAATGGTCAGTCTCAGAGGAGCAAATCCATTTCTACCATCCAGTTG GGTTCAATGGAAGATGTAGAGGGCTCAGAAATTTATCCTAAACGTACAAATACAGAAAGCACTCCTGGACAGA AACAAGGGGTTCCTGTGCTGGCTGTGATGGTAATTGTGGGAGACAGTCTTCATAACTTTGCCGATGGCCTTGTCATCGGAGCGGCTTTCTCCTCATCAGCCGAGACCGGCATGGCAACCACTGTGGCCATTCTGTGCCATGAGATCCCACACGAGATTG GGGACTTTGCGGTGTTGCTCAGCTCTGGGCTCTCAGTGAAGACTGCAGTGGTGATGAACTTCCTAAGTGCCCTGACAGCTTTCATGGGCCTTTATGTCGGACTCTTTGTCTCTTCAGACACAGATGTGCAGGAGTGGATCTTCTCTGTCACGGCTGGGATATTTCTCTATTTGTCCCTGGCAGAAATG CTTCCAGAGATGAATCGAGTGAAGACCAACAGACCATTTGTCATGTTCCTCCTGCAGAACCTTGGTTTGCTTCTGGGCTGGACTTGTCTTTTGATGCTTGCACTCTTTGAACACAAACTCAAATTTTAA